Below is a genomic region from Drosophila kikkawai strain 14028-0561.14 chromosome X, DkikHiC1v2, whole genome shotgun sequence.
aatattatttattaatttttaatcttgttaaaaccataaatatttcccttattaagttatttttgttttttctttattttttaaccccTAAAATAAATTCCCACAACCATGACCCGCACTGTACTTTACAGTCcgttatgcaaatgtaaagCAGTGAGAGTGATCAGTGAACCAGTGTCAACTGCAGTGAAAATTCTATTAGCTTTTCAACTTTTCAGACAATCTGCATAGAGATTTgacttttgtttaaatgctAATGAGTcggatgtacatatatatagtatacatGGATATGTTtatgctgtgtgtgtgtgtgtgtgtgtgtgtgtggcagcgAGAGTGGACGGTGGAGTTCAGACCTTAATGGCCAACATAATGGCCCAACAACTCGCGTGAACCAGTTTAATGTCATTCCACAAAAGTGGCAGCATTCAAAGAATTATTCTTGTTAACTCTGGCATAAATCAGGTATCACACACTCGCTGACTCACTTgatgttttaataaatttgtgcTGCTCATAACATAATAGAGGAAATAATAGGAAGAAAGAGCCGCCTCAGCCACAACAGTCACAGCAACAATAAACGCTCTTGGGGCCTGGCCagttatgtttttattttcaattcaaaAGTGTTGGACATATCATAGGCATAGTGGTTGCCAGATGGAAAATTAGACAAGaatctaattaaatattaaagttattttttattttaaattactatttattttgtaataaactACAAGAgatttttctttgaatttatggatatatttctttttaattggAAGTTAATTTTGACCTATTTCTTATaggattttattaaataaattaataaattattgtaatttaaatttttaaatttaaaactaagcTTAAATAACTCCTTGACAGCAcgtttttctaattttctgGATGTTTAAGGactaaaatattctaaaagtagttaatttttaacgaaaatatatattttaaaacctaaaataCATCCttaatccttaaaaaatacaataattcgatttataaattaatcttAAAGACTGAAAAgtttacttatttaattatttaaaaatttaaatatatttttggacaCTATAGGTTTTTTATAAtcccaaaatatatttttgactaataaaatacagtaaaattataaataaataactaagtTTAAATAACTTTTGAGCTAATATATTCtgaaattgttattttaaaaactattatcaTATATTTAGGGTTATAAATCAATTGTTTACTTTTGGtaaattttaagctttttctatatggctttatattttaaaagtattttttatattaaaaattttataaaaatacaagttatacattttttttatataaaatccaTTCACCTATTTAGTGAAAATATCAAGAGagttttctaaatatttttaaacaataaaatatgttaagccaagggtttaattaattttccccAAATAAAATATCTCCTTAAGTTacccaaataaaataactttcGAACCACTGTGCACGCCCGTGTACCGTACGGTATTTTCTCTAATTAATTCGCTTTTACGAGCGCAGTGCATGGAGCCACCGACGGTGTCAGGTCGCAGCCATCGAAGTTCGAGTTTCCCGAGTCCGTTCAGTTGATGCAACACGGGCCCAGAACGCGCTCCTCCATCGCTCCcagtttcggttttattttgtttactttttttcactcgttttttttttatatatattttgtgacCGTGATCCTGACGACCAGGATGAGCTAAAATGCTAACCGTGCTAAATACATTaagcctgctgctgcttcttatGGCTTTGGTAAGGAGCTACGGCAGCAGGAACATCATCAGAGTGCGAGCCAGCGGCTTTATGCCCTACGAATCGGATCTTTTGCTGCCCCTGGGCATACTCCGGCAGCTCCAGTCGCAGGATCGCTCGTCGCGCTACCAAAGACCGGCACCGATTCTCAAGCCCCGGGTGAAGCCACAAATCCGCCTGGAACGGGCCCATCCCCTGAGAGAGGCCAAGGGCGTTCAGCTGTACAATCTTATCGATGATGATGGCGAGCTTCTGCTGAATCTAAAGGTGCACCAGGATCAAAAGGGCactggcagtggcagtggtaGTGGGAGTTATCAGGAAGCAGTTACCAAAGAGAAGAGCAAGTACCAGAGCAAGTTCCAGGACTACGACTCACCCTGGCTGCCCTCCAAGTGGCGGCCCACCAGCGAGTTTCCACTGGGGGTCACCTCTTCCTCGCCACGACCTCTGCCGCTGCATCAGTATCTTGGCCAGAGTAACCAGATAGCCGAGCGGAATGCGGTCAAGAGGAGGCGCATGGATATGATGTGGCCACACAAGTGAAGTGAAttgtttaatgatttaaaaataaatataaatgttgaatttatatacataaattctaaaagagatttaatttaaatatttatttatataaaaaaaaaacaaaagattaattttatatatttatttatatgtaaattcCAAAAgggatttaaatttatatatttatttaaacataaatttatttattttaattagttttagaATGAAAACTTGAAACACTGCACTCTTcttcaaagaaaatatgtgtacactcaaagaattttttttaaatcgttaaacaattaattttagaatataaaaataagttattttaaaattaattaagttcaaaaaaattcttctgctttttaattaatagaaaacaaactaatatttaaattataaacctTAAGAATacactatattttttaattttaatttttaaaatcttaaaatcaACACGAAAATGGTTATTtgcttttataaaattaatttcaagccttaaaatatttaaaacccacataaaatcttttaattatattaataaataaccCCCACTGatcttaattaatatttttgtgccCCCAAATACAAAATAGTACCTAAGATACTGACTTGCAACCGTAAGATTcactaaataaacattaagatataCAAACGAAAAACCCTttagatacaaaaaaaaaccatggGATGCATAAAATCATTGATAATTAGGTCGTTGAGCTACCGCTAATTCGGATGACGCGACCATGATTATGTTAATTCGATCGATTGATCGAACGATTCAAAAGTGAAATTAAACAGCCGATCGAAAGTGGAAACGAAATGAGAGATTGAAAATTATGTATAGTATTAAACTGACCAACAAACCGTTAAAAGAAAGAGTAAAGAATATAGTTTTCAGTTATATTTGTAAGGAATTAAAAGAAAGGATTATAATTTACAGAAAATTatagaattaaatttcataataatataatttaataaaaaatgttataaaattaCAACACTTACCATTACAGGATAGGTTTGGGCTCAacattttcacaattttgcatctgaaaaaaaaagaatttaaaattagaagATTTGAAGAATttaagataataaaaaaaacaggttcttaaatattaaaaaagttatCTGGAAAAAACCCCATTTGATTAGggttataaaaacaaaaccaaatacatacaaatacaaataagaaatatattcaaaatgttaaaataaatttcttaataatttcaaCATTAACATTAACCTCCAATTAAGAAGTTCTGTGCCCAACCAtgacttaaaattaaaaaattttaaaaattataaaacttaaaaacttaaaagttaaaaaatatatatttaaaaacttaaaacaataaaaaaataattttaaaatttaacaattaaaaaacttaatcagttaaaaatttaaaagttaaaaaatttaaacagttaaaaatttttaaattttaaaacttaaactaaattttaaattaattttttttaactttttaaattttaaaaattcaaaaaaaaatttaaaaatttaaaaatgtaaaatttaaatttaaatcaatttgttataatttaaatttaaataaatttaaacattttaattttaaaattaaagaatttaagaattttaaaatttaaatcttaaatttgGTAGAAAAAAACACGCtgcatttttataatttacagatggtattttatttttgttttgttttttttttttttaagtgataTAAAATGGAGACAACAGTAAAAAAAAGATGGGATCGAAAAAAATAGGGATGCCTAAAACTACTTAACAAGAGACTCGAGGATCAGTATGGCTCGAATCACAGCTTACTTCCAGCTGGAGGCTGGGGGCAGGTAGCCAGAGGGAGGAGCTGCCACAGGGGGCAGGTACTCATTGCTGGGCGGCAGGTACTCGTTGCTGGGAGCGTGGACGTGACCACCACCATGACCATGACCATGACCCTCCTCGTGGATCACCTTGATGGTCTTGACCTCCTCGAAGCCGCCATGTccatggccatggccatgATCATGACCGTGGCTGTGGCCGCCCTCCTCATGGATCACCTTAATGGTTTTGACCTCCTCGTGGCCGCCGTGTCCATGTCCATGGCCAGAGAAACCGCCAGCAtaaccgccgccgcctccaagAGCGTGTCCTTCTTCATGGATCACCTTGACGGTCTTAATCTCCTGATGTCCACCGTGGGAGTAACCACCATGACCGCCGCCAGAGTAGCCTCCATGACCGCCAGAGTAGCCTCCATGGCCGCCGCCCTCCTGGTGAATAACCTTGACAGTCTTAATCTCCTGGTGTCCACCGCTGGAATAACCTCCATGACCGCCGCCAGAGTAACCACCATGACCGCCATGAGCGTGACCGCCCTCCTCGTGGATCACCTTTATGGTCTTAACCTCCTGATGGCCACCATGTCCTCCGTGTCCATGTCCGGAGAAACCGCCAGCAtaaccgccgccgccgccaagaGCGTGTCCCTCTTCGTGGATCACCTTGACGGTCTTAATCTCCTGATGTCCACCATGGGAGTAACCACCATGACCGCCGCCGGAGTAACCACCATGACCGCCGCCAGAGTAACCGCCACCCTCCTGGTGGATCACCTTCACAGTCTTGACCTCCTGGTGGCCATGACCGCCGGAATAACCGCCAGAGTAGCCACCATGACCGCCGCCGGAatagccgccgccgccgccctccTGATGAATCACCTGGATTGTCTTGACCTCCTGGTGACCACCGCCTCCAGAGCCGACGCCGTAGCTGtagccaccaccgccgccaccgccgccagaGCCGCCAATAAAGCCAGCCGACGTGGTGGCAACCAAAGCAGCCAGGAGACACACAAAGATctggggaaaatatatatttaaatgttagaaagatatataaaacaaatccAAGGAGGACTCACCTTCATTGCTGGAAGTTTCTTGCTTGGGGTTTCGAAAACTGTGGAACTTCACGTAGCCGAAGATGGGAAGCTGGCAGCCAACTGATGATCCACTCCAAGACATGCCGGGCTTTTATAGCCCACCGAGGCGATTGCGAGACGCTGCTccatcttcatcttcatcatcagcttcatctccatctccatcccCTTCTCCTTCCCCTTCCCCTTCTCCTACCCCTTCTCCATCTCCAGCTTCAACCTTACCCTCAGTTTGCTTTCATCATGGAGCTGCCCTCCTCTCTGGATTAGAAGAAGTCCAACAACCACAAGCCGCATGCAAATGAGTTGAATgcgagggggaaaaaaaatggtaataataaataaatactaaaaagcAGTTCCATAATTGGGCCAGCAGCAAGTCgacgctgccgccgccgccgacgaAAATTAATCCGGCGGGCATGAACGAATCGCTTGATGAGGCGGTGCATCCCATCCATGGGTTAGGTCAGTTCGGGTCAGATTATAGCTTTCCCAATAGCACAGCAGGGTCAAATGGGGGGAAAATTACATGTTTCATGGAAAAAATTTCCACTGACGATACAAATAAGATtataaataacacaaaataatttctataaaaaattttacaaattttaaaaacgtaaaaaatattgtatttgatatattttgctattatttttttgtttccggTCAGTAAAAATTACTGagctttaatataaaatattttttccttagtaaattatatttttcaagaaattgttaattttatattataaaaaatataaattactaagaaaaaatatatatattgttaaatttcctTCCTAAATGCGAATTGCACTTGATTTTCTGgtaatttttttcataaaaatcatgGCGAATACaccctaaaatatataatacaccAAATCTCACAAGTGTGCACATATAATTCTCAACTGGTTCTAACATCCCTGGAATAAAGTGACGGTCTGGTGTTGTATGTTTCTGTTATTTCATACTTCAGTGCTATTAAAAGTAACTCAATTAGTTcttaaatcaagaaaaatatttccctttaATATTATCCCAATAAAttgcacttaaaaaataaatacgattGAACCAATTATGAGCATATCAAGCCTCCAATCATCACCTTTCATACCTttaaatttgccaaaaaaaataaataaaatcaaatcaaagaaaaacCCATTAAAGAGTGGATCAAAAAGATATGCAAATTGCTGCAATAATTTCGCTATCATTTCGGCATTAAATGAAGCAGCTGTTCCCTCTgcgaaatttataaaaaaaaattaaataaaacgttAAAAGTATAACGCGTATTGGCAAACTCTCGGGAATTGTGTAAAGCAAAgcggccaaaaaaaaaaacaaaacaaccaCAAACAGACAGCGAAGAAGACGTCTTGGCTTAAAGGGCGAAGCGAAGGAAAGGCAATTTgaatcatttaaataatattacaatATCAAATTGGGTTCGCAGCGGGCCGATTAATCACACACAACTCCGGTCCAGGGGACAGCCCCCGCGAGCAGATGTTGAAAACGAAGCACAAATCGATCTGATTCGATTATTAGCTCACGGAACTTTGGATACTGTGGGAAATtaattctaaattttaaagaaatgtatttaaaataataaataaaggaaaattaaatatacaaaaatatacttGATGGGAAATTCTGTATTTTATCGATAGATGTGCAATAAGTCCATGTTATTCCTGATATATCggtatatatcgatattttaacatacaatactatattttttatattttaaaaaacaatattaaacGTTTTCCTAAGAGATATTCAATCCAATATTTTTGTGGCTATATCATATAGGACTTTTACCTGTTATATATCCCTATcatagtatatatttatattgccatatattatatatcccCATCAATTTGTATCATTTAAAGGgtattaatatttatcaaatttaatttgtggCTAAAACGTAGATATCTTGGCTTGTCTTTCCTAATTTCCATCTGGTTAAGTGGTTGAATTTCTTTGCCtttcgaaatatttaattataatttcagtttaAGCTATATTTAAGGATAAATA
It encodes:
- the LOC108076093 gene encoding uncharacterized protein, giving the protein MLTVLNTLSLLLLLMALVRSYGSRNIIRVRASGFMPYESDLLLPLGILRQLQSQDRSSRYQRPAPILKPRVKPQIRLERAHPLREAKGVQLYNLIDDDGELLLNLKVHQDQKGTGSGSGSGSYQEAVTKEKSKYQSKFQDYDSPWLPSKWRPTSEFPLGVTSSSPRPLPLHQYLGQSNQIAERNAVKRRRMDMMWPHK
- the LOC108075991 gene encoding LOW QUALITY PROTEIN: loricrin (The sequence of the model RefSeq protein was modified relative to this genomic sequence to represent the inferred CDS: deleted 1 base in 1 codon); protein product: MSWSGSSVGCQLPIFGYVKFHSFETPSKKLPAMKIFVCLLAALVATTSAGFIGGSGGGGGGGHQEVKTIQVIHQEGGGGGYSGGGHGGYSGGYSGGHGHQEVKTVKVIHQEGGGYSGGGHGGYSGGGHGGYSHGGHQEIKTVKVIHEEGHALGGGGGYAGGFSGHGHGGHGGHQEVKTIKVIHEEGGHAHGGHGGYSGGGHGGYSSGGHQEIKTVKVIHQEGGGHGGYSGGHGGYSGGGHGGYSHGGHQEIKTVKVIHEEGHALGGGGGYAGGFSGHGHGHGGHEEVKTIKVIHEEGGHSHGHDHGHGHGHGGFEEVKTIKVIHEEGHGHGHGGGHVHAPSNEYLPPSNEYLPPVAAPPSGYLPPASSWK